The following proteins come from a genomic window of Candidatus Neomarinimicrobiota bacterium:
- a CDS encoding TraR/DksA family transcriptional regulator: protein MATKTKWSKKELEYFRNRILEKRRTLLTEMGELEENTHIANESASTSDSTYAYHMADVGTDHAEREKAYYWLARENNYLRYLDRALQMIEDGTFGICQTCGDLISKERLEEVPHTTSCFSCKTSASKATN, encoded by the coding sequence ATGGCGACCAAAACGAAATGGTCAAAGAAGGAGCTGGAATACTTCCGAAATCGCATTCTGGAAAAGCGGCGTACGCTGCTGACGGAGATGGGGGAGCTGGAGGAAAACACCCATATCGCCAATGAGTCGGCCAGTACCAGTGACTCTACTTATGCCTATCATATGGCGGATGTGGGCACCGATCACGCCGAACGGGAGAAGGCCTACTACTGGCTGGCTCGGGAGAACAATTACCTTAGATATCTGGACCGGGCGCTGCAGATGATTGAAGATGGCACCTTTGGGATTTGTCAGACCTGTGGCGACTTGATTAGTAAAGAGCGTTTAGAAGAAGTACCTCACACCACCAGCTGCTTTTCTTGCAAGACCAGCGCGAGTAAGGCCACCAACTGA